In Argiope bruennichi chromosome X1, qqArgBrue1.1, whole genome shotgun sequence, the genomic stretch ATTTCTTCAAGAAATTCGGACTGAGAGGTATTATTTACATTTGCACAGGAATTAGAGTTTGAAATGTTGCTTACCTCGGGTGGCGTAGCTTCCATGATTCTATTCTCAATTTCAGCAGCTTTAGTGGCATTTAGAGGACTAATTGCTAGAAGTATAGACTGGACGGTTTGGGGCAgttgttgtaaaaataattccagAAGAAGAGTATCTGAAATTTGATGGTTTTCGACAGGCCTTTGCGTAACTCGTAGTAAATCAGTAGGCTTTCGGTCACCTAACTGTTCGCCGGCAAGAAGACATCTAATTTGAGATTTCGATTCACCGCATCTTTTTACAAGTTCCACTTTTAATTGCTTGTAAGGATCGTCTTTGTCAGGACAAGTGATGACATTGCGAACTATAGCTGCTGCTTCAGAAGAAAGGTTAGCTACACAATAGTTGTACTTGGTTGCACTGGCAGTTATCGGTTTCCAAAATTAAATGGAGACATCTTCACAGCAGAATTCTCTTCCATGTTGGAGAACTTGAAACGGAAACAGCTCAGAACAGCAATGGCAAGCGTTGAACATTTTGAAGTTTACTTATACGTGATCTCTTTTCCGGGTCAccattgtggtgatgttcatgtagagtgtagaAAACTGACTGGTTACgagattattttgaaactttattgtaTCATTCTTGTATCTGGCAACTTCTTCTACGCGGGCTTCtgttttaatgtttatgttttgaTGTAATGTTTTGTGTGTGTCGTAGTTTTAGATGTCCGTAAATGTGATTAGATGTAGTTAAAGTAGATTAAAAGCTTTAGTAAGTGTTTGAAGAGTATTGAGTTTTATAAACTACATCACATGAGTATTGAGAACTAGGAATATTGATCCATAATAGAGTTTTTGGAGATCGATATCCGACATCTGGCGTCCACGACAGGACATCTGCTACGATTCGTGTAAGTCATAACTTTTGAGCTTGTTATATTTTCGTAATGGAGAAACTAAAAAATTCTCGAAAACAGTATCGGAGACTCTTTACGATTGCTCATAGTGATTTTTTGAACTGTGAAAATGAGTTGACTAtcgaagataaaattttgaaattaaaaattgtag encodes the following:
- the LOC129958457 gene encoding uncharacterized protein LOC129958457, which encodes MIKVGIVINFLKLSPKTQPVLYISIKTNLSSEAAAIVRNVITCPDKDDPYKQLKVELVKRCGESKSQIRCLLAGEQLGDRKPTDLLRVTQRPVENHQISDTLLLELFLQQLPQTVQSILLAISPLNATKAAEIENRIMEATPPEVSNISNSNSCANVNNTSQSEFLEEIKALREKVASLRRSRSASRGPRNNSRKRLSLSRMVFVGIIGSTTPKRINAFRLAIISQTTTTARSSSDIRLAQ